From a region of the Zingiber officinale cultivar Zhangliang chromosome 4B, Zo_v1.1, whole genome shotgun sequence genome:
- the LOC121974753 gene encoding protein-tyrosine-phosphatase IBR5-like, whose protein sequence is MRKRERENPCEVCGHYHKYEEGEVCNICGHRVPAAYERTIQQSSAFPSEILKDFLYLGSYDNASRGEILKALGITHILNTVPACQNLYKNSFTYHCLKDDTVIQFDEAIQFLDQCEKGKARVLVHCMLGKNRSPAIVIAYLMKSKGWRLIQSSQWVKERRPVIELSPAIYQQLSEYEREVFGSSEAVTGQPILAYESIPSFGFAISPSSNTTPAPIFNQPTASIFQRANPDTTGSNFVFGAEAKVELRMMDSSAFGVSPPPTGNEAPMDST, encoded by the exons atgaggaagagggagagggagaaccCCTGCGAAGTCTGTGGGCATTACCACAAATACGAGGAGGGGGAGGTATGTAACATCTGCGGCCACCGAGTCCCCGCAGCCTACGAGCGCACCATACAGCAGAGCAGCGCCTTCCCATCTGAGATACTCAAGGATTTCCTCTACCTTGGTAGCTACGACAACGCCTCTCGTGGGGAGATCCTCAAAGCCCTAGGCATCACCCACATCCTCAAC ACTGTTCCTGCTTGCCAGAATTTATACAAGAATTCCTTTACTTACCACTGCCTCAAAGATGATACAGTCATACAATTTGATGAAGCAATTCAATTTTTAG ATCAATGCGAGAAAGGGAAAGCTCGTGTGCTCGTCCACTGTATGTTGGGAAAAAATAG GTCTCCAGCAATTGTGATAGCCTATTTGATGAAATCTAAAGGATGGAGACTTATACAAAGTTCTCAGTGGGTTAAAGAACGACGCCCGGTGATTGAATTGTCTCCAG CCATCTATCAGCAGTTGTCGGAGTACGAACGAGAAGTCTTTGGATCCAGTGAAGCTGTGACTGGGCAACCCATCCTTGCATATGAATCAATTCCATCTTTTGGCTTTGCAATCTCCCCATCATCCAATACAACACCAGCTCCAATATTTAACCAGCCAACCGCATCCATCTTCCAACGAGCCAACCCGGATACCACAGGAAGTAATTTTGTTTTTGGAGCAGAAGCGAAAGTGGAACTAAGAATGATGGACAGCAGTGCTTTCGGAGTGTCACCACCACCAACTGGGAACGAGGCACCCATGGACAGTACTTGA
- the LOC121974754 gene encoding uncharacterized protein LOC121974754 translates to MGLLSIFGFFLLMSSVFTHGKECTNIPTQLSSHTVRAQLATSTNETWKAEMLSYYHLNPTDESAWMDLLPRKLLNKDTPIEEFNWLMLYRNMKGFGRFHVHQKGANFLSEVSLHDVRLDQNTMFGRAQQTNLEYLLLLDVDRLVWSFRKQANMSTPGQPYGGWEAPNVELRGHFVGHYMSASAQMWASTHNQTLYQRMSLVVDALYDCQKKIGTGYLSAFPSEFFDRFEAIMSVWAPYYTIHKIMAGLLDQYILAGNVKALQMVVRMADYFGNRVKNVIVKYSIERHWVSLNEETGGMNDVLYRLYSVTKDPKHLVLAHLFDKPCFLGLLAVQADSISDFHSNTHIPIVIGAQMRYEITGDSLYKDISAFFMDIVNSSHSYATGGTSVSEFWCNPKRLADRLGTENEESCTTYNMLKVSRNLFRWTKEMAYADYYERALTNGVLSIQRGTDPGVMIYMLPQGPGKSKAMSYHGWGTKFDSFWCCYGTGIESFSKLGDSIYFEGKGTIPSLYIIQYISSSFSWRAAGIQLSQKTKRVYSFDPYLQVSITTLANESSLTSTLNLRIPSWTSLSGAKVLLNDENLKLTPEKFLSVTRNWTSNDNLTLVLPLILRTESIKDDRPEYASLQAILFGPYLLAGLTTGDWNIKTGNSSSISDWITAIPATYNSQLVSLVQESNSKAFVFSNSNGSLTMEEWPAEGTNSAIHATFRSPKGCNVIPCKKTDQSSVMLEPFDLPGMVVVHQGPNNDLALSTTTSPESVFNIVQALDGKQDRVSLESSNQQGCFLSPRISNTAGSTVRLACVSDSEPDKLFRQAASFTPITGLREYNPISFMAKGVRRNFVLEPLLSLKDETYSVYFDIVT, encoded by the exons ATGGGCTTGCTTTCTATCTTTGGTTTCTTTCTTTTGATGTCCTCGGTCTTCACCCACGGAAAGGAATGCACCAATATTCCTACACAATTATCTTCTCACACAGTTCGTGCTCAACTTGCAACGTCTACCAATGAAACATGGAAAGCAGAGATGCTCTCTTACTATCACTTAAATCCTACTGATGAGTCAGCATGGATGGATTTGCTACCAAGAAAGCTATTGAACAAGGATACCCCCATTGAGGAGTTTAACTGGCTGATGTTGTATCGGAACATGAAAGGCTTTGGCAGGTTTCATGTGCATCAGAAAGGAGCAAATTTCCTTAGTGAAGTATCTCTCCATGACGTCCGCCTTGACCAGAATACCATGTTTGGACGAGCACAACAGACTAATCTGGAGTACTTGTTGCTTCTTGATGTTGATCGGCTAGTTTGGAGCTTCAGGAAGCAAGCTAATATGTCAACTCCTGGCCAACCTTATGGAGGATGGGAAGCTCCAAATGTAGAACTTAGAGGGCATTTCGTGG GTCATTACATGAGTGCATCAGCTCAGATGTGGGCTAGTACCCATAATCAGACTCTTTACCAGAGAATGTCATTAGTTGTTGATGCACTTTATGATTGCCAGAAAAAGATAGGCACAGGATATCTTTCTGCTTTTCCTTCTGAATTTTTTGACCGTTTTGAAGCTATCATGAGtgtttgggctccttattatacCATTCATAAG ATCATGGCTGGTCTTCTAGACCAATACATATTAGCTGGTAATGTCAAAGCATTGCAGATGGTTGTGAGGATGGCTGATTACTTTGGGAACCGTGTCAAGAATGTTATCGTCAAGTATAGCATAGAAAGACATTGGGTTTCACTTAATGAAGAAACTGGTGGGATGAATGACGTCCTGTATAGACTCTACAGTGTTACG AAAGATCCAAAGCATTTGGTATTAGCCCATCTATTTGACAAACCGTGCTTTCTCGGTCTGCTTGCAGTGCAG GCTGACAGCATTTCTGATTTTCATTCAAATACACATATTCCAATTGTAATAGGAGCACAAATGCGATATGAGATTACAGGTGATTCGCTTTACAag GATATCAGTGCGTTCTTTATGGATATTGTGAATTCTTCCCACAGCTATGCAACAGGAGGAACTTCGGTCAGTGAATTCTG GTGTAACCCAAAGCGTCTTGCAGACAGGCTAGGCACAGAAAATGAAGAATCTTGCACTACTTATAACATGCTTAAG GTATCTCGCAACTTATTTCGATGGACAAAGGAGATGGCATATGCTGATTATTATGAGAGAGCACTGACGAATGGTGTGTTAAGCATTCAAAGAGGAACAGATCCAGGGGTGATGATTTACATGCTTCCTCAAGGCCCTGGAAAATCAAAGGCAATGAGTTATCATGGTTGGGGCACAAAGTTTGATTCATTTTGGTGTTGTTATGGAACTG GAAttgaatcattttcaaaacttggaGATTCTATTTATTTTGAGGGTAAAGGAACTATACCAAGCCTTTATATTATACAGTACATATCTAGTTCTTTTAGTTGGAGAGCTGCTGGAATTCAACTGAGCCAGAAGACAAAACGAGTATACTCCTTTGATCCTTATCTGCAGGTCTCAATTACAACCTTGGCTAATGAG TCAAGTCTGACTTCAACGTTGAACTTGAGGATACCATCTTGGACATCCTTATCTGGTGCAAAAGTGCTTCTAAATGATGAAAATCTAAAGCTAACTCCTG AAAAATTCCTGTCTGTCACAAGGAACTGGACTTCAAATGACAATTTGACCCTTGTGTTGCCTCTCATATTAAGGACGGAATCCATCAAAG ATGACCGGCCCGAGTATGCTTCCCTGCAGGCAATTCTTTTTGGTCCATACCTTCTTGCAGGCCTGACAACCGGTGACTGGAACATAAAGACCGGAAATTCTAGCTCCATCTCGGATTGGATAACTGCGATTCCAGCTACGTATAATTCACAACTTGTATCCCTTGTGCAGGAGTCCAACAGCAAGGCCTTCGTCTTCTCGAACTCCAATGGTTCCTTGACAATGGAGGAGTGGCCTGCTGAAGGAACCAACTCTGCCATACATGCAACATTCAGATCTCCAAAAGGCTGCAATGTCATACCCTGCAAGAAGACTGACCAGAGCTCGGTGATGCTAGAACCATTTGATCTTCCAGGGATGGTAGTGGTACATCAAGGCCCTAACAATGACCTTGCACTTTCAACAACAACTAGCCCAGAGAGTGTATTCAATATCGTCCAAGCATTGGATGGGAAACAAGATAGAGTGTCCTTGGAGTCCAGCAATCAGCAAGGGTGCTTTTTATCTCCCAGAATCAGTAACACGGCCGGAAGCACAGTTCGGTTGGCATGTGTGTCTGATTCAGAGCCAGACAAGTTGTTCAGGCAGGCGGCAAGCTTCACTCCGATCACAGGGTTGAGGGAATACAATCCGATTAGCTTCATGGCAAAGGGAGTTAGGAGGAACTTCGTGTTGGAGCCTTTGCTGAGCCTGAAAGATGAGACGTATAGTGTCTATTTTGACATTGTAACTTGA